The Deltaproteobacteria bacterium genome segment CACCCTCATACAGGATGTCGTGATGGTCATGGCAATCACAACCGCCATGCTGTTGCTCGACTTTCGTTTGGCCATTCTGTGTCTCGCAACATTTCCAGTGCTGATCTGGACAGTCCGGGTGCTCACCCGTCACATCCGGTTTCTGCTCCGCGAGGTAAAGCGGCTCATTGCAGTCATCAACTCGACCATCAACGAGAATGTGACTGGTATCAGGGTAACCCAGCTTTTTTCCCGTGAAGAATATCAGGCCGAGCGATTTGACCAGCTTTTGAACGACTACGCCCGTCGCCAGATTCAGATGGTCCGTGTGACAAGCTACTTCCTGCCGGCGTCAGCCATGTTTTCAGGCGTTCTGGTCATGCTGGTGATTGGTCAGGGTGGCAGCCAGGTGCTCGCCGGGGTTACCTCCATCGGCGTTCTGGTAACATTCCTTGCATATACGCAGCAGCTTTATCTTCCGATCCGGACTTTCACCGACAAATACAACGTCTTGCTTCTTGCGATGGCCAGCGCTGAACGGATTTTTACACTGCTGGATGAACCTGCCGAAGCGGTACAGACCAACGGAAATGGGCAGGATGAAGATCCGGCCAGACCGATTGTCGAATTTGACCACGTGACACTGGAATACGGATCAGAAGTGCGGGCTCTGGATGATCTTTCACTCGCCATACCGGCCCGGCAGGCTATCGCCGTTGTAGGTCCTACCGGTGCGGGCAAGACGACTCTGATCCATCTACTGGCGCGGTTTTATGATCACCGGTCTGGAACTGTCCGTATCGCTGGCCGAGATATCCGTTCGATCCCCAGGCCGGAACTGCGCCGACGGATCGGGATTGTACAGCAGGATGTGTTTCTTTTTTCCGGCAGCATTGCAGACAACCTGTTCATTCCGGACACACTGCCTGAATCCGAGCGCGTTGCACGGGTGGAAGGGGTATTTGCGGATCTGGGCTGTCTGCCCTTTTTGCACAAGCTGCCTCAAGGGACCGCGACACCCGTTCGCGAGAGGGGGAGCAACTTTTCGGCTGGTGAGCGTCAGCTCATAGCCTTTGCCCGGGTACTTGTGGCCAGTCCCGACATTCTCGTTCTGGACGAAGCAACCGCCAACGTCGATACCGAAACCGAACAGCTCATTCAGAAGGCGATCGAAAAGCTTACAAGCGACCGTACTTCTATCATTATCGCCCATCGGCTCTCGACAATTCTTCACTGCGACCGGATCGTGGTAATGAACCGGGGAAAAATCGCTGAGGATGGGCGCCACTCGGATCTCATTCAGGATGGCGGCCTTTATGCCCGTCTGTATGAACTCCAGTTCCGTGACCAGGAACAGCGGGAGGCCGTTTAGCATGGCCTGGAACCCGCTCAAACGTAAAAAGCGCCGCCAGCTGGGTCTGGATGTCCCCCGCGGGCTCACGGTGGAACTAACCAGTCATTGCAACTACGACTGCGGGCCTTGTCCGCTCAACTTCTACACCATGGACGTGAAGCGGTTGCATCTGAATCTCGACATTTTGGAAAAGCGGCTCGGCGAACTGCCTCCACTTGAGACCATCGACCTGACCGGTTGGGGAGAAGGCTTTCTACATCCGGATTTTCCCCGTGCCGTGGAACTGGCGGCTCATCATGCCGGCGATGTGTCGCTCACAACCGCCGGGCTGTTTCTTGACCGTGATCGCGCCAGTCTGCTGATCGAGCACGGTATTTCCTATGTAATGGTTTCACTCGATGCCGCGAACCGTGCCAGTTACAAGGCTCTTAAACACAAGGACGATTTCGACCGGGTTGTCTCGAATATCGAAGCCTTCGTGGGCGAACGATCCCGGACTGGCCGGACGCGGCCGCAGATCGCCATCTCCTGCATACTGACACGGGAAACCATGCCTGACTGGTACGCGCTCGCCGAGCTTGCCACCGCCCTTCAGGTCGACCAGCTCGTTTTCAAGGCGCTTGCTCCCATGAATCCCTCTGAGCTGAGATACTCCCTGCATCACCGGTTCTATCCTGGCGTGGACGCCCCCGCACTCGACCCTGCTGACGAACTGGACCGTGCCATCCGCCGCGCCACCGGTAACGGCGTTGAAGTGGCTGTCTTCAATGACTGGGCAGGCGATCAGATTCATCCCTGCATGGCATATGCAACCGACCGGCCTTACCTGCGCTCGGATGGCCTTATGGCCCCCTGTTGCATGCTCGCCTATCCGCTGGATCGCCCGCTACCTGACGGATCTTCACGGAAAGCAGGGCCGGTTTCCTTTGGAAGCTGGTTTGAAGAGCCGATCGAAAATATCTGGAAGAAGCAGGATTACATACGATTCAGGGATGCCCTAGACCGCCACGAACCGGCGGAGGCCTGCCTGGGCTGTCCGGTTAATCACCTCTTCCGGTTAGAAGTTCATCCTCCGGAGCCCATTCAATCGTGACCGGGCAGGTGAGGGAACAAAGCCCTGCAGCCCTCATCTGGCGCGGGTACACGGAAATCTTCGGCTGCACACTGATCTGGGCCGGATTTGCGGTGGTAGCGAAGCTGGCCCTTACGGGCACACCGCCCGAAGTACTCGCAAGCTGGCGATTCGCTCTGGCCGCAATGTTTCTGGTCCCCTGGCTCTGGGCGACAGGATCACTCCCCCGGATTCCCGGCAAATACGAGTGGCCCGAGCTTCTGCTCCTCAGCTCCCTTGGCGTCATCGGGCACAATCTTTTCCTCTTTTTTGGACTCAACTGGGCGAGTGCCTACGAATGTGCACTTGTTACAAATACTCTGATCCCCATCGCCATCCCCGTAATCGCGTCCCTCGCGGGCGTGGAAACTTTCGACCGGTCACGCATTCCCGGCCTTGTGATTGGCTCTGCGGGTGTCGTATTAATCTTTATCGGAATTCCTGGCGGGA includes the following:
- a CDS encoding ABC transporter ATP-binding protein, with translation MSKGDPGEKVSTSDDQVQLGWTDSRLAWRLLGYLRPYPLPVLAAVLLTLAMTGVHLLAPYLVGRFVDDVLGHGTAAVAPGWFAQWLDSWFGAYAGSRGQTGVRFYGFLIAAVFAFGLLVSMAATFLLQWLGQMVMRDLRREIFGHVTELPVTYFDRNPVGRLVTRVTNDISSLNELLSGGFITLIQDVVMVMAITTAMLLLDFRLAILCLATFPVLIWTVRVLTRHIRFLLREVKRLIAVINSTINENVTGIRVTQLFSREEYQAERFDQLLNDYARRQIQMVRVTSYFLPASAMFSGVLVMLVIGQGGSQVLAGVTSIGVLVTFLAYTQQLYLPIRTFTDKYNVLLLAMASAERIFTLLDEPAEAVQTNGNGQDEDPARPIVEFDHVTLEYGSEVRALDDLSLAIPARQAIAVVGPTGAGKTTLIHLLARFYDHRSGTVRIAGRDIRSIPRPELRRRIGIVQQDVFLFSGSIADNLFIPDTLPESERVARVEGVFADLGCLPFLHKLPQGTATPVRERGSNFSAGERQLIAFARVLVASPDILVLDEATANVDTETEQLIQKAIEKLTSDRTSIIIAHRLSTILHCDRIVVMNRGKIAEDGRHSDLIQDGGLYARLYELQFRDQEQREAV
- a CDS encoding SPASM domain-containing protein, translating into MAWNPLKRKKRRQLGLDVPRGLTVELTSHCNYDCGPCPLNFYTMDVKRLHLNLDILEKRLGELPPLETIDLTGWGEGFLHPDFPRAVELAAHHAGDVSLTTAGLFLDRDRASLLIEHGISYVMVSLDAANRASYKALKHKDDFDRVVSNIEAFVGERSRTGRTRPQIAISCILTRETMPDWYALAELATALQVDQLVFKALAPMNPSELRYSLHHRFYPGVDAPALDPADELDRAIRRATGNGVEVAVFNDWAGDQIHPCMAYATDRPYLRSDGLMAPCCMLAYPLDRPLPDGSSRKAGPVSFGSWFEEPIENIWKKQDYIRFRDALDRHEPAEACLGCPVNHLFRLEVHPPEPIQS
- a CDS encoding DMT family transporter, with translation MTGQVREQSPAALIWRGYTEIFGCTLIWAGFAVVAKLALTGTPPEVLASWRFALAAMFLVPWLWATGSLPRIPGKYEWPELLLLSSLGVIGHNLFLFFGLNWASAYECALVTNTLIPIAIPVIASLAGVETFDRSRIPGLVIGSAGVVLIFIGIPGGISGDSSRFWGVILFLGSGSCWSIYTVLSRRAHSRWKPSDLAAWSTWIGALVLLPLGLWKPLTQGWPDPSVSLWGKLGYMSILNTVIAFFMWQNGVARIGPARSGVMVYLVPVFTLMLSALVLAERPSALQLAGGGLAMGGVLWANRRELLGGWIR